TACTGCCTGATTGCAGACTAATACCATAATACCTAATTAAGAGAATTTAGACGCCGATGAATTTCGCATAACAAATGGGGTTTggaaaatattacaatttttacTTACCTACCATAATTACATCACACATCACtctattttatgtttttgcacCCTTGCAGGGGGTATGTTGATTTCAGTCAGAAGTTTGCAACGCAGTAAGTGGGCCGTTTGCGACCATATAAAGCATACATATTCTTGATCGCTGTTAACAGTCGATTCGATACAGATATATCTATAGTCTCTCAGTTTTAAAGCTATCTTCGTGAAACTTTTTTAACCGACGAAACGAGGCGGATCGGAAAACTATAGGattaattgataaataaatggaacaatataatgaaaaaattatGGTTTCGTTTAcactaataaataatttcgaCATAAGACGGAAGACGGACGACTAAGCCATTTAGCTGACATAGGAAAAGTCGTATTATTGATTGAACATAATATAAATCAAACGGTGTTCTAAAAGGGTACACTCGATTCTATGCCGAGGCTGACgatcttttcatttattgtatatttattgccaaaaataaagatttaattaaaggtgtagTCCCTAGTCGTATAaaaccattttcagccaactTGCTCTTTAAATTCTTGGCCGCCAAAGCAATTATAAAAAATCCGTAAGGGAAACGTAGAATCAAACAACGCTGGCTAAGCGCGTGaagatttatttacattttaattacaaattgtgTACTTTTCGCCGATTTTCCCTAACCGCCGACAAAGTTGCAGCCAGTTGGACCCCGGCTGGGGAATAGGGATGGGGTATCCGGATGGGTATCCCCATTCCGAGGGTGATGGTGTTTTGACTTGGGTTGGCCTGGGCGTTGGTGAGGGTGAGGGTGAGGGTGAGGGTGGTCCCGGGCTTTAGTGCTAAGTGCCGCTTTAGTGCTTTCAAATCTGTGGCAACTGCCCGCGGCGAtggtgctcctgctcccgccGGTGGTGCAGAAGAATCTGCAGGGTGGCACAGAGCTCATAAAATTTAGTGTGCCACTTGTTTCCCTTTTATGGCTTTTCATTAggcgagtcgagtcgagtcgagttcAGTTGCGTCTGTTGCTGTGCAACTAAGTTGCATGCATTCATACATATGCGCTGGCTGGCAACACTTTCCCCCAGCAGTTTGAAGGTCAACGGGGCAGGACTTCCCCCTTTTCAGATGGGGGAGGAGCGAGCCTTGAATGCTGCGTCTGCGGCTTggtataaaatttaaataaatttcccgTTTGCAGCTGCCCGACCTTCAATCTACTTTCCTTATCTTTGGGTGCGCaccttttgttttcctcattttttatGCGAATAATTCACATTTCCGGGGGCCGTCCGAGCCAACGAAATGTTAATTTGGTGTTAACTTTTGTGTAATGCTTTACGGAATAACCTCTTACCCCTCCTCTGCCCGCGATGATTTGTTCCCAGGACGGACACGGCGGAGTCCTGGCGGTTTGCCAACTCGGATCTAATCCCGGCCACGGGCATCATGGTCTTCGGTGAGCTGAGGGTGGACCTTCCACTCGACTTTCCACTCGACTTTCCACTTGCCTtcgatatatgtatgcatgtgtatccatccatctatcttTCTATTGGACATCTGTCCGTGCAGCTTTTATGTGTCATCACAACACCTTCCTCGTTTATCAATCGATGCGCGACGCGACTATGGAGCGCTGGGAGAAGGTCACCCACATTTCGATTGGATTTGCCTGGACGGTGGCGGCCCTGTTCGGCATCGCCGGCTACTCCACCTTCCGCGCCCTTTCCCAAGGTGAGGGATTGacacaaattgcatttaattgcactgACAGGCAATTTGCGGATGTTTCCTGTCTTTCGCATTGCTGTTTTTGGCATTTACCATTTACTGTTTACGGCCGTCCCAATCCCGATGGGATTTGGCTTTCCTTCTTGCAGGCGACCTGCTGGAGAACTACTGCTGGGATGACGACCTGATGAACTTCTCGCGTGTGCTCTTCTCCATATCGATACTCCTGACCTTCCCCATCGAGTGCTTCGTGTCCCGCGAGGTGGGCATCCTAGACCAAATCCTAGACCGAGTTTCGCAACCCACATTTATTTTGGCCGATTCCCACAGATCGTGCGCGCCCTCGTCCATCGGTTCGTGCTGAAGGAGCCCATCAGCGAGTTCACCCAGGACAAGGACCCCAGCCTGGAGAAGGGGGCCATTATCGATGAGTACTCGAAAGCCATTACCATGGCCATCGTGTTCAGCGCCTTCGTCATCTCGCCCATGACCGACTGCCTGGGTTCGGTGCTGGAGCTGAATGTGAGTATGGTTCCCATGTCCTTGATCCATGTCCATGGAAAATGGGTTGGATACCCTTGACCAGAAGAAGAGAGTTccaaatatataaatggtTTCTATCCGTTAGAATAAAGAACTTATGTATGACTTTAGGGTTCTTAGATGTAGTAGTATCACCCAAACAGCACTTAAAGTATGCTTTAATTAGTTATCATTTcatataattaaatcaatgcAGCCTCTAAACTGTCAATCTGTTtttacttacatttttattactcgtagataaaaaaaaaaaaaaaaaaaaaaaataaaatatatatatcaatagCACGATCGATTTCATGTCTTGTCGTCTTGTCGTATGAACTCGaattcaaaatacaaaataaagaaaaatacagaTCAATAACAGCAAGTGTCGATCATGTGCAGCCACTCTACCCAAAACCGCAAAACTGTATTCTGGATTTTCACTTATGGTAACGGTATCAATTCAACTcatatttctctttttataAGTTCACTTTTGGTTTATATATCCGGCTTTTTGCTTTGTGGTTTTGCGGTAATACACGCGATTAAATACTCTTACTTCAACTGATTTTTTGAGTTTGACCACAGTTAACAAGAGTTTACGCAAAACctttcttaatttaaaaaataaataatctatGTTTCTAATTTCGGAAAGAACATATTTCTTATCATTTATTTGTATCTTATGTTATATGCTCAGGCTCAGGCCATTTATAATTAAGATAACTTCGACTTtgcaatttgaaaacttaaagATTATTTATGACGGTGTTCGTTTGCATTTACTTCTGAGCTGCCCCTAGtgaatattttgcataaaaaagACAGAACTTGCTAGAGtctatatattcatatatgtatgggtTTTCATACAACAAAGAATCGACGTATATCAAATGCTTCATTAAATACATCTGAGACTAACTCTGACATAGCCATTCACATCTGCCAGACCAAAGGGAGAACAGTATGGCCAAGTTTATTATTATCGTCCGTGGCCAGTTGGCCCTTGTATTCCGGTCACGGGTATTGGCCACAATGCCAATCCCAAACGGCATCTACGAATTCTGGCCTGAACCCGCTTTGTGTTTGCCATGCAAATTTATGCCCCACCCATTAGCCCATCAGCCCATCCGCCCATTCACCAGTCCACCCATTTCAGGGTCTCCTGGCGGCCATACCCCTGGCCTACATCCTGCCCGGCCTGGCCTACATCCAGATGGAGCCGCACGCCCTGCTCAGCCGGGAGAAGCTGCCCGCTCTGGGCCTGGTGGTCTTCGGAGCCCTGGTGACCATCCTGGGGGCGGCGGTGCTCCTGCCGGGACTAATGGGCGGCGACTGTCGATCGGACATTGTGATGGGCTACTGCCGGCAGGAGTTCCAGAACTCCACCTCCACGAACTAAGTTAAAGGAACGGTTGACGTAACGTTCCACGTCGTAGGGCGCGGGTTGGGATCGCATTTTTatggtttgggttttgggttggAACTTTTGATTTAACCCTCGGTTAACAAAGCTGCACCACGTCGCATCGAAAGAAACTTGTACCTGAGTCCCAGACGTTCAAAGTATCTGCGTAAGTATGTAGTAGGCACAGAGTTGAATTGGCTAGTGGATAGTGGATGGATAGTGGATAGCGGATGTGTGATGTGTGATACGGGCGAACCTCAGTACAAAGGCCAGGCATTCTCTCCGATCGAGCAACCCATGTATATTTGCACCGGATAGTCATTTATAGTGTACATTTCGTTGGATCCCCGTTGTTGATGTCGATATTGTTGAAGTAGTGAAAGTTCCTCGATATATAAGTGTGTACTCTGTACTTTGAAGCCAGCCAGTTGAGTAAGcgatttgaattgaattgaatccaatcgaatcgaatcgaatcgaatcgaaagaAACGAGCGAAGGCAAACTAAACCAAACTAGAACTAGATGTTATCCGTAGCTTTAGCGTAGTCTGAAACTATTTGGGCACCAATATACACATGCAATCCTTAGCGAAAACCAACTCCCCAAGTTGAGAAGTGAATCAAAACGAAATCGAACAAGTATTATATGTACCGACAACTATTtgtaactatgtatgtatatctacgGCCCGACGTTACCGAATCGTATTCCCCagttttatatgtatatgtatacaaggGTAGATAACAATGCGCTTGAACCGAACTTGAACTAAAATCAAACTATATCCATCAACACATCGAGTTAAACAACAGTTTTGAGTTGTTAAAGGCACTGAATTCTATTTTGAATTGCATATTTACACCGCACACGAtcgaatatttatatatacacatagatatatttttgtacaACTCTTGGTTTATACTGCACGATATTATGTAAATACATGTGTACGCATTTTTGGAAGTGATTAAAGTCTTTACACTCACACAAAAGCCATCACCTCTTACTTTCTCTTCGGGCTAAGAGATCGGAACCAAGCTGAAGACCCCACAACTCTATATTCTAAGAGCTTAAACACTACATATCATGGCCAAGGAACGCGGGACATGCCCAGGGCTTTTCTGAGATACTTTTTACAAGATCTAACCAACTAACCAACTGAACCTATCGCTTTTACACAACAAATACGagaacggaaacggaaagggaaacggaaacggaaacagcAGAATACAATTTCCACAGACTTCCTGTATATACACGCTATATAGATCCGCTTGTCGTACGATATTGCTCATCTTTTCACTCGCCAAATATCTCGTTGTATCTCTCTTTTTAGCGCTatgctatataaatatatgtatatcaaagCAGTAGTAGGGAACTAGGGAAGTGTTGATCGATTATAGCCGAAttgtaataattattattgccGTATTATGCATGTAgccacatatatatacatatattcaattGTTTAGATGGTATGTGACCGGAGGATCGTGCGCGTAGAgaagtttttatttacaaCGCAGGCATACCCAAGAGATAACCAAATCCGATTTCATTCCAATAGTTCATATGTATAGATAAGCtaaagcaaaaccaaatgaaatattcttgaaataataaaactgcATTTTAGAAATATGCTAAAACAACACTGCGGTTTCCATACTATGTCCTTATCGTAGTTGCGCGTCGAGAATTTTATTTCTCAGGCCTTCTTGCGGTTTCTAAAACTGATACTAGAAACAGTACCTCCGAGGTATTGTATAAAAAGCGCTGCTCTTTCGGCGAATAGTCACAGTAGTGAAGTTGCCAGACTTCCAGTGACATTCCCCACTTAGTTTCCTCTGAGACCGAGCACATCCCGACATCCCATTGAAAATGGCCGACAAGAAGAACCTCCTCCTGCTCTTCGACCATCCCACCGAGCCCGTTTTCATGGACAAGGGCAAGAAGGTGACCGTGTTCGATGTGCCCGACTCCTTCCTGACCGACCGCTACCGTCCCATTAGCAACGAGGTGCAGAGCCGTGTCGGCGACAAGGTGGAGCAGCGGGTTCCAGTCCGAGAGATCTCCATTCCCGACCTGCGGATTCCCATGTCCCTGGGCCGCGACGAGCAGTTCTCGCTGTTCCTGCCCAAGCACCGCAGGATCGCCGGCCGCTTGATAGACATATTCATGAACATGCGCTCCGTGGACGACCTGCAGAGCGTCGCAGTCTACGCCAGGGATCGGGTCAACCCGGTGCTCTTCAATTACGCCTTGTCGGTGGCGCTGCTCCATCGTCCGGACACCCAGGGCCTGGATCTGCCCTCCTTCTCGCAGACTTTCCCTGACCGCTTCATCGACTCGCAGGTGATCCGAAAGATGCGGGAGGAGTCGTTCGTGGTACAGCCCGGTTCCCGTATGCCCATCACCATTCCCAGGGACTACACCGCCTCCGATCTCGACCCCGAGCACCGACTGTGGTACTTCCGCGAGGACCTGGGCATCAACCTCCATCATTGGCATTGGCACCTGGTCTACCCCTTCGAAGCCACCGACCGCAGCATCGTGGCCAAGGATCGGCGTGGCGAGCTCTTCTATTACATGCACCAGCAGGTGATCGCCCGCTACAATGCCGAGCGGTTCAGCAACAACCTGGCCAGGGTTCTGCCCTTCAACAACCTGCGGGATCCCATTGCCGAGGGCTACTTCCCCAAGATGGACTCCCTGGTGGCCAGCCGCGCCTGGCCTCCGCGCTTCGAGAGCACCAGGCTGAGCGATCTCAACCGGGAGGCCGACCAGCTGAATGTGGAGATTGGAGATCTGGAGCGCTGGCGCGATCGCATCTACGAGGCCATCCACCAAGGATTTGTCATGGATGTGAGTAATTGGTGGGATTTCCGTTGACTAAAAGTCTAAGCTTCCATATTCCGTTTTAGGAGCGTGGCAACCGTGTG
This genomic stretch from Drosophila teissieri strain GT53w chromosome 2L, Prin_Dtei_1.1, whole genome shotgun sequence harbors:
- the LOC122624606 gene encoding putative sodium-coupled neutral amino acid transporter 11 isoform X1, whose translation is MNMNDSRRNTATEFSYILQRQGSDVSVAEAYAFDDFNNIMKNNHQTHQQQGQPQQPHQQQPQQQHRQPSQQQQQAQQDAGLGDTLSSLPQASFNYINSIVGSGVIGIPYALHRAGFGLGLALLILVAYITDYSLILMVRCGHICGRFSYPGIMEAAYGKYGYYLLSLLQFMYPFLAMISYNVVVGDTLSKVLVRFFPSWGGSMGAVRLGVVFFVNVGVVMPLCLYKNVSRLARASFISLACVVFILFAVIIKLMSGDYKVTDTAESWRFANSDLIPATGIMVFAFMCHHNTFLVYQSMRDATMERWEKVTHISIGFAWTVAALFGIAGYSTFRALSQGDLLENYCWDDDLMNFSRVLFSISILLTFPIECFVSREIVRALVHRFVLKEPISEFTQDKDPSLEKGAIIDEYSKAITMAIVFSAFVISPMTDCLGSVLELNGLLAAIPLAYILPGLAYIQMEPHALLSREKLPALGLVVFGALVTILGAAVLLPGLMGGDCRSDIVMGYCRQEFQNSTSTN
- the LOC122624606 gene encoding putative sodium-coupled neutral amino acid transporter 11 isoform X2 → MNMNDSRRNTATEFSYILQRQNNHQTHQQQGQPQQPHQQQPQQQHRQPSQQQQQAQQDAGLGDTLSSLPQASFNYINSIVGSGVIGIPYALHRAGFGLGLALLILVAYITDYSLILMVRCGHICGRFSYPGIMEAAYGKYGYYLLSLLQFMYPFLAMISYNVVVGDTLSKVLVRFFPSWGGSMGAVRLGVVFFVNVGVVMPLCLYKNVSRLARASFISLACVVFILFAVIIKLMSGDYKVTDTAESWRFANSDLIPATGIMVFAFMCHHNTFLVYQSMRDATMERWEKVTHISIGFAWTVAALFGIAGYSTFRALSQGDLLENYCWDDDLMNFSRVLFSISILLTFPIECFVSREIVRALVHRFVLKEPISEFTQDKDPSLEKGAIIDEYSKAITMAIVFSAFVISPMTDCLGSVLELNGLLAAIPLAYILPGLAYIQMEPHALLSREKLPALGLVVFGALVTILGAAVLLPGLMGGDCRSDIVMGYCRQEFQNSTSTN